A segment of the Necator americanus strain Aroian chromosome IV, whole genome shotgun sequence genome:
TTTTCACGTGCGAACAACTACTCCCAACAAAGATTGCAAGGGTTTCTGCACTGAGTTATGACGGAGGACGAAAAATGAATCTACACCGACAATCCAAAGCGCAGACAACCACGGGGTCCGGCCATGCATCAACATAAACGGCCAAACAGAATATTCATGGCGTGAAGCAGCATATCTGGTGGGACCAGCTCGGAGTGATCTGCTATGAGCTACTCCAACCTAACGAAAGCATCACATATATATCACAAATATCACCcaatatcacaaaaaaaatgacgaagTGGTCCTACAGCAAGCCAACACTCGCCCTTATGTTGCAAATATCGTCAACGATACTTTGGAGGAGCTTCAATAGGAAGTCCTATCCAACCCGCTGTGTTCATTAGGCATTGCTTCCTCCGACTACCCTTGTTCCGGTCGATGAGCAATACGCTGGTCAAGCTGCACTTCACTACTTAcgaaaaagctaaaaattgGGTCGATTCTTGGTTTGCCTCAAAAGACGAGCGATTCTTGGGTCGCCTCAAAAGACGGAAGGCGAGGAACGAGACAACTCGGAATTCGTATGCCGCGATGAAAGATGAATAAAAGCCGTAGCTAACGGTAAACAAAACTTAAAATAGAATACATTGTACCAGCTTCCCTGAATAAAGTTTCGAAATCAAAAACCCTCACAACTTATTTGTACCTCCAATAAATCAGCAGTTACTCAGCTCATGGAATAAAGTAGAAAACTAAGGAAAAACATGCATTTGTTCTGATGCTAACATGTTCTTCCACGAATTGAGTTTTTAAAACTTGAAAGTAATCAACGTAAGCTACGAACCTTTGTGCCAATAAAAATGTCTTCGCAAACCCTACAGATCCTATTCATAACAATAAGAACGAGGAAACAGTCGACGAAAATGCTTTTGAAATCGCCGTTGTTTCTGAAACCCAGAAATTCTAATCACCTAAAGCACAAGTGTGAAAACTacaaaagtgaataaatgtaCATCGTACCCCCTTGtattgtacatttttttttgcgtacaaaaaaaaactatcaaccttcactcctaTGAGGAAGCATTATCATCGGACTGAGCGACTTATCAAGGAACACTATCAGGTCATATCACGGTATATGATCCAATTGAGGCCATCATGACCAAAAATAAACATCTCAAAGCTATGATTACTGTACATGCAGTAGGAAAAACAGTGTGTGAGTGAGGGAGGCAGCTGTCCAAGTGAGgtttaagggcagcataccacgaatctgacatttTGAAGGAATCAGCAGGAAAAACTAGAGGTGGAGTTTCgtgatcaggggtggttccgcttatctctccctaGTCGTAAGAAACTAGGTGCaagacgactttttttttaaaagacgatttcagttgcaacgcgccgcatccaagtgcaatcagtcgaagatcagtgacgTCTTCTCACCgacttattcaagtaaaaccaataaatagacTCTTGAGGGGAGCAGAACGGTGTGCATagaagagcgttctaacgtacctcgtaataaTCAAAGTGATTCCCAcggcgtttttttacgacgatcagggagagatgagcggaaccacctctaaTCTCGCAACcccatctttattttttcccgcggattccctcaccacatccAGTATGGTATGCTGCCATTAAACCGACTCATTCAAATAGAACCAATAAATAGAGTCCTAAATAggtgaaaaaaggatgaaaataagCCGTACGACGTAGCCTACTTGATGAGTGCAGTTAAAAAGATGTGTCCCCATCCCAGAAGTTCCATGGTTATAGAATGCTTTCATTACctctgagaatttttctttgttttgttggaACGCCGTTCTTGCATACAGAGTTATGATCGCTGACGGTACTTGCATACTGAATAGTTCGTTTAAccaattatttcttctttttttcaaattctttttggtCACGCCTCTCAGTAGCGTTGCGttattgcatttttcttgCTGCATGTTTGTGTGTATTATAACACCTGGATCAGAACGGCATACATGCAGTGAGGCATACGGCGCCTCACTGCATCTAACCTACTAAAGATGTGGTACAATGTCTATAGATTGCAGTGTAAGACGGTGTAAAATGATTCTCACCATTTAGAGAAATGACACCATCAACACAAATAGAAAATTGCCGACAATTTCACGCATACGGTGGTGGTTGTCTGAAAGTGGAAAGTGGAAGAGATTTGGGGATATATTGGGTGGTGCGAAAGATGCAGACAATGTGGATTCGGAATGAGCAACAGTTAGAGGAGAAAGGCTGTGCATACACCCTTGACAAAGCTTTGACATGACTGTGATTTCATTACTGGATCAGGCAGTCCCTGATCTAAATATCTGACAAAGTTTTCTGTTCAGCTAAAACAGATTACGAGTTACATTGCTAACCTATTAAGGATATTTTTCATCAACTTTACAATTTACTTCCAGATTATTACCGTTTTTGTGACCTATCCACCGTTCCGAACAATCGAAATTTTGCaacttttactttcatttacTTCATTGTTCTCTATGGTATATGTCGAGTTCAAGTATGTGTTGCCATTTACATTTCATCGGAATATGAAGGTAAATTTCTCCAGACCAGAATACGAACACTAGGACAATATTCGTCTTCAGATAATTCTCAGCATCACTTATCTCATGGCGATCACTCATGCTCTCATCAGCTCGTCTATGCAGGTCAACCAATAGATTTCAGCTCTGAACAGCGATGCTCCCACAAATCTCTTTTTCATTCTAGGTAGTACAAGTAGCGATGACTTCCGCCAAGCCACCCTGCGAATCATTCGCCCCCAAATGGTTTTATGAGACTGTCCATATGACACTTACAACGTTCACTGTGGGAATGGTAGGTGCACTAAATCATGTTTGCTCTTTCCAACTCTTTTACACTTTTAATTTCCGCtcgacttttttattttctgaagtgGGTACAGTGCATCGCATCGGGCTCACTCGAAATGTTTACTAGGAGTGTATTTAGgcgcagcgtatcacgaaattgctgATCTTCCGATCTCTCCACTAATAATTAGAAATGAAGGTGTAGTTCACAAACTTAATCAGACAGGAACGTTATCACGCTCAACTCTCCAGCCCCGTCCCCCTTTCAATCCGTCACCTCCCTTCCCCCAGTAATCCAGCAAAAGGCCTCCGAGACAGCGTTTAAAGCGTTTGAAATCTTGCGTTCGCAACGATGAAACTTATTACGGGTACCAGAACGAGATCAACTCGTTTACGATTGTGCGGGGCAGTTTCTGCGGTTTATTTGAGGTATATAAATCATGTTACAGATATCGGACAACTTTGGAGTTGTCTGCGTTCTGTCGCGTAATAAGTCGTTGAGCGACGGGATCACACAAGGCTGTTTCACACGCTCGTAACATCGTCAGTTCCGTGACACAGTGCCTTtagaaaaatccatattttGCAGAGGTCTATGCAAGACATTCTCAGCGTATTTACAACGAAGTTGTACCGAGATGGTTCAATAAGTTTCAGCTTACTAGgaagtaagaaataaaaggaaattgtAGTTCAATTTCCGAAATACAAAGCCATTACACTTACACGATTAGCGCTGCAGTGTCTTGATAGAGGAAGATAGAAATTTCCCTACAAAGTTCCATCtaagctggaaaaaaataaattgcttttttttcttccaaaataaaTTGTGGTTTCGATTGCGGAACTACTTCAAACATGAACTTTTGCAAGCCATGAGTTTTAACATCCACTTAAATTGGGGGAAAtatacaatactctgcatgaacattgaaaaaccgacggtgagtggcGTCGCTCTAACTGCTCTAAATGGAAACTTCGGACAACCTTCATTGTCCCCTTATCTAAACCGACATATTGTTGAAAGGACGCAATATGGAGATTAACTATCTGGTTATGTTAGTgtattgttgtttgttattttagtATTTGTGTTTTGATTTATTGTTGATAATGGTTGGTTTCTTTGCGGTTGTCACGCCTATAAATGCGTAttgtgattttgatttttgttataCACACCCGCTGTAACTGTATAGTTTAatccttttgtttttccttcttccccTCCGTAAGTGAACTACAAATGGTTCTAAGTTTGTTCCTGTATGATTTTTGTTATAACATCTTTTTTACTTAAGGAGATTTTACTACTAAAATTTATGACTGTTTCTCTTGTCTTTTTATAAAAAATCGGTTTACTTGTTATATAtcgtttgtttattatttttttatctactCGCCGTTTCCACCTGGCTGCTTCCTCACCACATcttctttattgttttgttgaaagtTACATTTTGGATATTACGTAATAAATCGCTCACATCTGTAATATATTAATCTGTACCTTCTATCCGTCTGTTAATACATAGATTTAaccatcttcttttttatatatgtgttaattctttttatatttatataattgttgttgtttttaaattgaCTCTATAAAACTCCCGCCTATCATAGTGATTTATCTATTGCGGTACTTATTATGTGTGTTTCCcctgcttttatttttaagtaCATGCTTTGGCTGCTTATACGCCTTGTTGGGGTAATATATTTGGTCTTTGCTCTATTTTTGAACGTGTGGCGTTTATAAATCTAATACCCTAAATACAAACCCTACAACGGTCACTACTAACCGGCTGTTTTGGTGCTATTtgttttatatgtttttttatcGGTTGTTCCGTTTGTTCTGGTTtgtacattaaaggcatcgttCTACAAaactgacgtggtatggattcccgatggacaaactctatacgAGGTCATAGATAGTGGGATCAAAGACggttctgttcattttttcctaatcttactataaaaaaaacggcgtcaatgactccgtttttcactgcgatttcagctgcaacgccCCACATTTGTACACGTGCCGCATGCAGGTTCGCATCGGTCGAAAGCCATCGAGCTCTCCTCGACTGcgtattcaagtgaaaccaatgaataggttgttgAGAGGGCCTGAATGTACGCATAAAGGAGCGTTCTAGCTTTCCTCCTAGGAGCTAAAGCtgtttccacgccgttttttaggacgattagggaggggtgagcggaaccactcctgatcccgcaatctacaactccatctctagcttttgccatggattctctcaccacggcagatttgtggtatgctgcctttaatagtaCTCTGCATAGATCACATTCTTCACTTGGATGAGATCACACCATACATTTCTGACCCGCGGTTCTTTCATCTAGAAGAAATCTGCCGAGATTTCATAAGTCACTGAAGACTTTGCGCAAGTGTTTCTTTTGCTCGTGTGAGTTTTGCACAAATACAGAGATACATTAGATTCAAATTCTATACGATTTTCATGTTCCATATAAAAAGATGGATCGCCGTAGGGCTCCAGTCCTCTACTCCAGAATGATCTTCCATTGCAGGTTATAATGCTGTTTATGCTCATGTGCGAGCGGGCTATCGCCACACTATTGTCGAAAAAATACGAGGTGACGGGCGTCACTGTTGGTATTTTCCTTTCCGCACTGGGAGTAAGTTTATTGTTCATTTCACTTGAATGAGTGAAAACGTTAAAACACAC
Coding sequences within it:
- a CDS encoding hypothetical protein (NECATOR_CHRIV.G15979.T1), whose product is MVYVEFKYVLPFTFHRNMKIILSITYLMAITHALISSSMQVVQVAMTSAKPPCESFAPKWFYETVHMTLTTFTVGMVIMLFMLMCERAIATLLSKKYEVTGVTVGIFLSALGIRTFYSVVRRGAHMRVYERARVLALVSLAGSARPCRCPTPSARYGLENLPSKEETSKD
- a CDS encoding hypothetical protein (NECATOR_CHRIV.G15979.T3), whose translation is MKIILSITYLMAITHALISSSMQVVQVAMTSAKPPCESFAPKWFYETVHMTLTTFTVGMISDNFGVVCVLSRNKSLSDGITQGCFTRS